A window from Fundidesulfovibrio magnetotacticus encodes these proteins:
- a CDS encoding homoserine dehydrogenase produces MSAPVRLGLAGFGTVGQGLAAILAQSADWVARRLGRPVAVTAVAVRDPAKQRAVPLPAGARVVADPLELAHAPDVDIVVELMGGLGKAHELIRASLENGRHVVTANKHLLAERGAELFALAASKGAGLYYEASVCGGIPVVQTLKESLAGNRIQAVTGILNGTSNFILSRMTKKGLSYGTALKKAQKKGFAEADPTLDVGGFDAAHKLALLIRLAYGVHFPLEKLPVTGITAVTPLDIAYAKEFGCEVKLIGQAKMVDGRIMAGVHPMLLSKSYLLAQVQGAFNAVRVVGDAVGAVMLYGQGAGGLPTGSAVLADIMALARDGAAPNNTGFPEKTLPLADILPAEESCGRRYFRFTVEDKPGVLASIAQALGDVGVSIHQVVQKVDPDASDESIVPIVFMTHTASQSQVDQALARIREFPYVKAEPVHMRVL; encoded by the coding sequence GTGAGCGCCCCCGTGCGCCTGGGGCTCGCGGGCTTCGGCACCGTGGGACAGGGCCTGGCCGCCATCCTGGCCCAGAGCGCGGACTGGGTGGCCCGCCGCCTGGGCCGCCCCGTGGCCGTCACCGCCGTGGCCGTGCGCGACCCGGCCAAGCAGCGCGCCGTGCCCCTGCCCGCCGGGGCGCGCGTGGTGGCCGATCCGCTGGAGCTGGCCCACGCGCCGGACGTGGACATCGTGGTGGAGCTCATGGGCGGGCTGGGCAAGGCCCACGAGCTCATCCGGGCGTCCCTGGAGAACGGCCGCCACGTGGTCACGGCCAACAAGCACCTGCTGGCCGAACGCGGGGCCGAGCTTTTCGCCCTGGCTGCGTCCAAGGGCGCGGGGCTCTACTACGAGGCCAGCGTCTGCGGTGGCATCCCCGTCGTGCAGACCCTCAAGGAGTCCCTTGCGGGCAACCGCATCCAGGCCGTCACGGGCATCCTGAACGGCACGTCCAACTTCATCCTCTCGCGCATGACCAAAAAGGGCCTCTCCTACGGAACGGCCCTCAAGAAGGCCCAGAAGAAGGGCTTCGCGGAAGCCGACCCCACCCTGGACGTGGGCGGCTTTGATGCGGCCCACAAGCTGGCCCTGCTCATCCGCCTGGCCTACGGCGTGCATTTCCCGCTGGAGAAGCTCCCGGTGACGGGCATCACGGCCGTTACGCCCCTGGACATCGCCTACGCCAAAGAGTTCGGCTGCGAGGTGAAGCTGATCGGCCAGGCCAAGATGGTGGACGGGCGGATCATGGCCGGGGTGCACCCCATGCTCCTCTCCAAGAGCTACCTGCTGGCCCAGGTGCAGGGGGCCTTCAACGCCGTGCGCGTGGTGGGCGACGCCGTGGGCGCGGTGATGCTCTACGGCCAGGGCGCGGGCGGCCTGCCCACGGGCTCGGCGGTGCTGGCCGACATCATGGCCCTGGCGCGCGACGGGGCCGCGCCCAACAACACCGGCTTCCCCGAGAAGACCCTGCCCCTGGCGGACATCCTGCCCGCCGAGGAGTCCTGCGGGCGGCGCTACTTCCGCTTCACCGTGGAGGACAAGCCCGGCGTGCTGGCCTCCATCGCCCAGGCCCTGGGCGACGTGGGGGTCTCCATCCACCAGGTGGTGCAGAAGGTGGACCCCGACGCATCCGACGAATCCATCGTGCCCATCGTGTTCATGACCCACACGGCCAGCCAGAGCCAGGTGGACCAGGCCCTGGCCCGCATCCGGGAGTTCCCCTACGTGAAGGCCGAGCCCGTGCACATGCGCGTGCTGTAA